CATTTCATCACTTATTCTATCGAGGTTTTTTTTTGAATAAACACAAATGAAGAAAAGCCCTTTTTAAGGGCCTTTCCGAAGCTATTCACTTTTTTTGAATTGAGATAGTAATTCATCCGCCATTATTTGCGAATCCAAACGAGCCGCTATAAACGGGGGCTGGACCCGATTATTGGACTCTACGGGCAAACCTAGCCAGACAACTCTTTTATCAAAGATGATAAAGGAAAAAGAAACAGGTGAACAAATAAAATGATCAGCGCTGATATCAGGGTTTCTTTTTGCTGAAATGATCGTCAATTTCACTGCAGGGTTTCGTTTCATTAAATATTGCTGCCATTCTTCTGACAAACTGTTCAAATCCGGAACAGCGATAACCATCTCTTGTTTTGTTGATTCAACATCTTCCTGAAAGTCCCCCAATTTACGGGCATGCATCCATTTCAATCTCGGGTGCTGGTGTTTAACCCATTTTCCAATGTCTTTCTTTGATACAATCTGATCATTTTGAATTTGATGATCAACAAGCTGACGAAGTGTTTTGCTGCGATAAACGTGTTTGTTAACAAATGAAGTGTCACATACATGTACGAACTTACCCTTAGTCCTTGTTATGGCTACATTAATGAGCCTTTCACTTTCTCTCCCTGTCAATAACATTCCAGCCCTGTTTTGCGGATAACTATCAACAGTGTCAAAGATCATCATCTCACGTTCACTTCCTTGGAAACGATGTACAGTTGCAGCGATGATATCCGCCGTTTGCCGTTCTTTCTCATATAAATCATCCAATAGTTTTTCCATCAAGTCTGCCTGAGCACGGTAAGGGGCAACATAACCAATTGACCTTGATCCGCCCATATAAGCTTCATGAATCAGTTGAAAAGATAAAAGCAATTGCCATAAATTCATTCTAGAGTGGGATGTCCGTTCAGTGATGCAATATTCCCCTGCTAAGCTAGTATCAAGAAGTACTGCTGCCTTATTGGCAAACGGTTCCGACAGCATTATGCCCTCCCTGCTAGTCGCAACACTTTTATGATCGCCAACAAAATTGTTATAGACGACACGATTAGTGAATGCTGAAATATCCGGATGCATGCGGCGCTGTTCCTTTAATAGGAATAAATGAGGATGGAGTTCTCCTTCTTCAACAGACTGGGCGACGTCGGCCCGATGAAATATGTCTTCCTTCAGCCAAAGTTTCACGAGGGAATCACGAGCCGAAGCTATAGGTGGCAATTGTTTGAAATCACCACAAACGATAATATGTTTGGCTAACGCTGCAGCAAAAGCTACCTGAGG
The DNA window shown above is from Peribacillus sp. FSL P2-0133 and carries:
- a CDS encoding AAA domain-containing protein; amino-acid sequence: MNSTVNYIKEWQQALQLEILHLKKYGSTKYLVSNGHLLTSDGSFNYYFETGSSIKIPVGSLVRLEWGGIKQDGRILSSEGKSIIIVFDRSLGDMIGEAFLYHDPWELLEQLIVRLDEIKRSKRKRLRIKRLMDPSMPQKHPLNEIQSSVKELYARSKFNPVTFVWGPPGTGKTYTLARTVANHYLQDKKVLVLSHSNQAVDVLMAEISSFIKKKDRFKEGDVLRYGSQIGESLAIHDDIVTGQLLGKHEPTLVKEKEELGEEKRLLKYDLAGSFSKRDTDQLIEIEKKLAKVLEKIRQKEIQFVKEAKVIGTTLAKAANDETVYQKEYDLVILDEASMAYVPQVAFAAALAKHIIVCGDFKQLPPIASARDSLVKLWLKEDIFHRADVAQSVEEGELHPHLFLLKEQRRMHPDISAFTNRVVYNNFVGDHKSVATSREGIMLSEPFANKAAVLLDTSLAGEYCITERTSHSRMNLWQLLLSFQLIHEAYMGGSRSIGYVAPYRAQADLMEKLLDDLYEKERQTADIIAATVHRFQGSEREMMIFDTVDSYPQNRAGMLLTGRESERLINVAITRTKGKFVHVCDTSFVNKHVYRSKTLRQLVDHQIQNDQIVSKKDIGKWVKHQHPRLKWMHARKLGDFQEDVESTKQEMVIAVPDLNSLSEEWQQYLMKRNPAVKLTIISAKRNPDISADHFICSPVSFSFIIFDKRVVWLGLPVESNNRVQPPFIAARLDSQIMADELLSQFKKSE